A single genomic interval of Devosia oryziradicis harbors:
- a CDS encoding (d)CMP kinase, with the protein MIIAVDGPAASGKGTLASGLAKHYGLPYLDTGLLYRAVGRAVEQYENSPEFEQRAIAAAQTLDENDLEPEFLLSAKVGTLASKVAVIGAVRHALFDYQRQFATQDGGAVLDGRDIGTVIAPEADAKLFIQADSKARMERRARQLEARGQEVDRYALYHQIEERDARDMANPNGGFYKAADAHLLDTTLLDIEAALRAAIAIVDGAMASKAGSNRP; encoded by the coding sequence ATGATCATTGCCGTCGATGGACCCGCCGCGTCGGGCAAGGGCACGCTGGCCTCGGGCCTGGCCAAGCATTATGGCCTGCCGTACCTCGATACCGGCCTGCTCTACCGGGCCGTTGGGCGGGCAGTGGAACAGTATGAGAATTCGCCCGAATTCGAGCAGCGCGCCATCGCGGCCGCCCAGACGCTGGACGAGAACGACCTCGAGCCAGAATTCCTGCTTTCGGCCAAGGTGGGGACTCTGGCTTCCAAGGTGGCCGTGATCGGCGCGGTTCGGCATGCCCTTTTCGACTACCAGCGGCAGTTCGCGACCCAGGATGGCGGCGCGGTGCTCGATGGCCGCGACATCGGCACGGTCATTGCCCCCGAGGCCGATGCCAAGCTGTTCATCCAGGCCGACAGCAAGGCCCGCATGGAGCGCCGGGCGCGGCAGCTCGAAGCCCGCGGCCAGGAGGTTGACCGCTACGCCCTCTATCACCAGATAGAGGAGCGGGACGCGCGCGACATGGCCAACCCCAATGGGGGCTTCTACAAAGCCGCCGACGCGCACTTGCTCGATACCACGCTTCTCGATATAGAAGCCGCACTCCGCGCAGCCATCGCGATCGTCGATGGGGCCATGGCGTCCAAGGCAGGGTCCAACAGACCTTAA
- the trpB gene encoding tryptophan synthase subunit beta — protein sequence MDGINSLRNGPDEDGRFGLYGGRFVAETLMPLILDLEGQYRAAKTDPAFKAELSDLSVHYAGRPSPLYFAKRLTEHLGGAKVWFKREELNHTGSHKINNCLGQILLAKRMGKTRVIAETGAGQHGVATATVCAKFDLPCTIFMGATDVERQMPNVLRMKMLGAEVRPVTAGAGTLKDAMNEALRDWVTNVDTTYYLIGTAAGPHPYPEMVRDFQSVIGTELKEQFRASEGKLPDAVVACVGGGSNAIGSFYAFLDDPEVRLYGAEAGGHGIDTENGHAASMTGGRPGVLHGNRTYLLQDKDGQILEGHSISAGLDYPGVGPEHAFLHDSKRVTYAPITDNEALEAFQLCTRLEGIIPALESAHGLAQLMKVAPSMGKDQSIVLCLSGRGDKDVESVGKYLGLL from the coding sequence ATGGACGGCATCAACTCCCTGCGCAACGGTCCCGACGAGGATGGCCGCTTCGGGCTCTATGGCGGCCGCTTTGTCGCCGAGACCCTGATGCCGCTGATCCTGGACCTGGAAGGCCAGTACCGCGCGGCCAAGACCGACCCCGCCTTCAAGGCCGAACTGTCCGACCTCAGCGTGCATTATGCCGGGCGGCCGAGCCCGCTCTACTTCGCCAAGCGGCTGACCGAGCATCTGGGTGGCGCCAAGGTCTGGTTCAAGCGCGAGGAGCTCAACCATACCGGCAGCCACAAGATCAACAATTGCCTGGGGCAGATCCTGCTTGCCAAGCGCATGGGCAAGACGCGGGTGATCGCCGAGACCGGCGCCGGCCAGCATGGCGTGGCGACGGCGACGGTATGCGCCAAGTTCGACCTGCCCTGTACCATCTTCATGGGCGCGACCGACGTCGAGCGGCAGATGCCCAACGTGTTGCGCATGAAGATGCTGGGTGCGGAAGTGCGGCCCGTCACGGCCGGCGCCGGCACGCTCAAGGACGCCATGAACGAGGCGTTGCGCGACTGGGTGACCAATGTGGACACCACCTATTACCTGATCGGCACGGCGGCAGGCCCGCATCCCTATCCGGAAATGGTGCGCGACTTCCAGAGCGTCATCGGCACCGAGCTCAAGGAGCAGTTCAGGGCATCCGAGGGCAAGCTGCCCGACGCGGTCGTGGCCTGTGTCGGCGGCGGCTCCAATGCCATTGGCAGCTTCTATGCCTTCCTCGATGATCCCGAGGTCAGGCTCTATGGCGCCGAAGCGGGCGGGCATGGCATCGACACCGAGAACGGCCATGCCGCCTCGATGACCGGCGGCCGGCCGGGCGTGCTGCATGGCAACCGTACCTACCTGCTGCAGGACAAGGACGGGCAGATCCTCGAGGGCCATTCCATCTCCGCCGGCCTCGACTATCCCGGCGTCGGTCCGGAACACGCCTTCCTCCATGACAGCAAGCGCGTCACCTATGCGCCCATCACGGACAACGAGGCGCTCGAGGCCTTTCAGCTGTGCACGCGGCTCGAAGGCATCATCCCAGCGCTGGAATCGGCGCATGGGCTGGCGCAGCTGATGAAGGTCGCGCCATCCATGGGCAAGGATCAGTCGATCGTGCTGTGCCTTTCGGGGCGCGGCGACAAGGACGTCGAGAGCGTCGGCAAATATCTGGGGCTGCTGTAG
- a CDS encoding 3-phosphoshikimate 1-carboxyvinyltransferase, with amino-acid sequence MIQTAHPIPADSGPLASHGANPLSGRFATPGDRAIAHRALIVSALAVGHSTIEGLPDSAEVLATAAALRQLGVRLEARDGAWHVYGLGVGGLLEPQGPLELGLAGEGGPLLLGLLAPYPFSTRCSGGPALTSQPLLDALARIGTTVTQGGGLTVTLHGPIMPLPLRHEMAAASATVKSALLLAGAQMAGRTTIVEPVATSDHTEKLLADFGATIAVHSDEAGGASIGVTGLAELQPRRVLVPGDPSAAAYALVAALVVPGSDLTIEKVLVNPARTGLIDTLLEMGGDIQFLNQHESQGEHVADLRVRSSRLKGIHVGAGHAAAMLDDIPALAVAAAYAQGETVIEGLAPLRAVGGDRLAATAAGLATSKVTVTEGEDSLTIGGIGKVEGGGMVASRGDGAVAMSFLVLGLASHKRVTLDDTSGIATSFPGFVAAMTAAGARFEPVKGRLG; translated from the coding sequence ATGATCCAAACCGCCCATCCGATTCCAGCCGATAGCGGCCCGCTCGCGAGCCACGGGGCCAACCCGCTTTCGGGGCGGTTTGCCACGCCGGGCGACCGAGCCATTGCCCATCGGGCGCTGATCGTGTCGGCACTGGCGGTCGGACACAGCACGATCGAGGGCCTGCCCGACAGCGCCGAGGTGCTGGCGACGGCGGCGGCCCTGCGACAACTGGGGGTGCGCCTGGAGGCGCGGGACGGTGCCTGGCACGTATACGGCCTGGGCGTCGGCGGGCTGCTCGAGCCGCAGGGACCGCTTGAACTGGGCTTGGCCGGCGAGGGCGGGCCGCTGCTGCTGGGGCTGCTGGCCCCCTACCCATTCTCCACGCGCTGTTCGGGCGGCCCGGCGCTGACGAGCCAGCCGCTGCTGGACGCCCTGGCGCGCATCGGCACGACAGTGACGCAGGGCGGCGGGCTGACGGTGACACTACACGGCCCGATCATGCCGCTGCCCTTGCGGCACGAAATGGCGGCCGCTTCCGCGACGGTCAAATCCGCGCTCTTGCTGGCCGGAGCGCAGATGGCGGGACGGACCACCATTGTCGAGCCCGTGGCGACGAGCGATCATACCGAAAAGCTGCTGGCCGACTTTGGTGCCACCATCGCCGTTCACAGCGACGAGGCGGGCGGCGCCAGCATCGGCGTGACCGGGCTTGCCGAATTGCAGCCGCGCCGGGTGCTGGTGCCAGGCGATCCATCGGCCGCGGCCTATGCGCTGGTGGCGGCACTTGTCGTGCCGGGCTCGGACCTGACAATCGAGAAGGTGCTGGTCAATCCGGCGCGAACGGGCCTGATCGACACGCTGCTCGAAATGGGTGGCGATATTCAGTTTCTCAACCAGCATGAGAGCCAGGGCGAGCATGTCGCCGACCTCAGGGTCCGCTCGTCGCGCCTCAAGGGCATTCATGTGGGTGCCGGCCATGCCGCCGCCATGCTGGACGATATCCCGGCCCTGGCGGTTGCGGCCGCCTACGCGCAGGGCGAGACGGTGATCGAGGGACTGGCACCGTTGCGTGCCGTGGGCGGAGATCGACTGGCCGCGACCGCCGCGGGCCTGGCCACGTCAAAGGTGACGGTGACCGAGGGCGAGGACAGCCTCACCATTGGCGGTATCGGCAAGGTCGAGGGCGGTGGCATGGTGGCGAGCCGCGGCGATGGCGCCGTCGCCATGAGTTTCCTTGTGCTGGGCCTAGCCAGCCACAAGCGTGTTACGCTGGATGATACCAGCGGCATTGCCACGAGCTTTCCGGGCTTCGTGGCCGCCATGACCGCGGCGGGTGCGCGGTTCGAACCGGTGAAAGGACGCCTGGGATGA
- a CDS encoding GNAT family N-acetyltransferase produces MHWRGLTALDLPEVEAIAAQVHPDFPEDMVVFAERQRLYPDGARLLELDGVPAGYVLSHPWHLGALPALNALLGAIPEDADTFYLHDLALLPRARGTGAAAMIVGDMLRHARANGLPSASLVAVNGSLPFWYKHGFRALKAPELEAKLGSYEAAARYMVKRF; encoded by the coding sequence ATGCACTGGCGCGGACTGACCGCACTCGACCTGCCCGAGGTGGAAGCCATCGCCGCCCAGGTGCATCCCGATTTCCCCGAGGACATGGTGGTGTTCGCCGAACGGCAGCGGCTTTATCCCGACGGCGCGCGCCTCCTCGAGCTGGACGGCGTCCCGGCCGGCTACGTGCTGAGCCATCCCTGGCACTTGGGCGCCCTGCCGGCGCTCAATGCGCTCCTGGGCGCGATTCCCGAAGATGCCGACACCTTTTACCTGCATGATCTGGCCCTGTTGCCACGGGCGCGTGGGACCGGCGCCGCCGCCATGATCGTGGGCGACATGCTGCGCCACGCCCGCGCCAACGGGCTGCCCAGCGCCAGTCTGGTCGCTGTAAACGGCTCGCTGCCCTTCTGGTACAAGCACGGCTTCCGGGCGCTCAAGGCGCCCGAGCTCGAGGCGAAGCTGGGCAGCTACGAGGCGGCGGCGCGCTACATGGTCAAGCGCTTCTGA
- a CDS encoding phosphoribosylanthranilate isomerase, with the protein MADPLIIKICGIKTPEILETAIDAGADMVGFMHFSRSPRHVTIEEIATLISEARGRIQTCVVLVNPDNSCVAEVAALGPDWIQLHGPETPHRVEAIRAEAGVEIMKALPIGTAEDVAHVADFVDVADGILLDAKPPKGADRPGGLGETFDWSLLKALDPSIPFMLSGGLTPQTVADAVRSIRPYGVDVSSGVESAPGVKDKRLVEAFIRNARAAQ; encoded by the coding sequence ATGGCCGACCCCCTGATCATCAAGATTTGCGGTATCAAGACCCCCGAAATCCTCGAGACGGCCATCGACGCCGGGGCCGACATGGTCGGCTTCATGCATTTTTCGCGCTCGCCGCGTCATGTAACCATCGAAGAGATCGCCACGCTGATCTCGGAGGCACGCGGGCGCATCCAGACCTGCGTCGTACTGGTCAATCCGGACAATAGCTGCGTCGCCGAAGTCGCCGCCCTCGGGCCGGATTGGATCCAGCTGCACGGCCCGGAAACACCGCACCGCGTCGAAGCCATCCGCGCCGAGGCCGGTGTCGAGATCATGAAGGCGCTGCCCATCGGCACGGCCGAGGATGTGGCGCATGTCGCCGATTTCGTCGATGTGGCCGACGGCATCCTGCTCGATGCCAAGCCCCCCAAGGGGGCCGATCGGCCGGGCGGGCTGGGTGAGACCTTCGACTGGAGCCTGCTCAAGGCGCTTGACCCATCCATCCCCTTCATGCTTTCGGGAGGGCTGACGCCGCAGACCGTGGCCGACGCCGTCAGAAGCATCCGCCCCTACGGGGTCGACGTGTCATCGGGTGTCGAAAGCGCGCCTGGCGTCAAGGACAAGCGGCTGGTCGAGGCGTTCATCCGGAACGCGCGAGCGGCACAGTAA
- the rpsA gene encoding 30S ribosomal protein S1 produces the protein MAQQTVTKEDFESLLMDSFIDNEPLEGAVVKGTVVAIEKDLAIIDVGLKTEGRIALKEFGQAGRDGTIKVGSIVEVYVDRVENAAGEAVLSREKARREESWVKLEEMYNNNERVEGTIFNQVKGGFTVDLEGAIAFLPRSQVDIRPIRDIAPLMNVPQPFQILKMDKRRGNIVVSRRAILEESRAEQRSEIVQQLEEGQVVDGVVKNITDYGAFVDLGGIDGLLHVTDIAWRRVNHPSEVLTIGETIKVQIVRINHESHRISLGMKQLQADPWDGIEAKYPINAKFTGRVTNITDYGAFVELEPGIEGLIHVSEMSWTKKNVHPGKIVSTSQEVEVVVLEVDPDKRRISLGLKQTLANPWESFAEKFPVGSVIEGEVKNKTEFGLFIGLDGDVDGMVHLSDLDWQKSGEVALEDYNRGDMVSAKVLDVDVEKERISLGIKQLATGETSSAAGADAAGEAGGLRKNAVVTGTVIEVNDGGIEVRIEGTDMTAFIRRADLSRDRNDQRPERFSKGEKVDARVTQYDRKTSRIQLSIKALEIAEEKEAVANYGSSDSGASLGDILGAALKGREEK, from the coding sequence TTGGCACAGCAAACTGTGACTAAGGAAGATTTTGAATCGCTGCTGATGGACTCGTTCATCGACAACGAGCCGCTAGAGGGCGCCGTCGTCAAGGGCACCGTCGTTGCGATCGAAAAGGACCTGGCGATCATCGACGTCGGTCTCAAGACCGAAGGCCGCATCGCGCTCAAGGAATTCGGCCAGGCCGGCCGTGACGGCACCATCAAGGTCGGCTCGATCGTCGAGGTCTATGTCGACCGCGTCGAAAACGCCGCCGGTGAAGCCGTGCTGTCGCGCGAGAAGGCTCGCCGCGAGGAGAGCTGGGTCAAGCTCGAAGAGATGTACAACAACAACGAGCGCGTTGAAGGCACCATCTTCAACCAGGTCAAGGGTGGTTTCACCGTCGACCTCGAAGGCGCCATCGCCTTCCTGCCGCGCTCGCAGGTGGACATCCGTCCGATCCGCGACATCGCGCCGCTCATGAACGTGCCGCAGCCGTTCCAGATCCTCAAGATGGACAAGCGTCGCGGCAATATCGTCGTGTCGCGCCGCGCCATTCTCGAAGAATCGCGCGCCGAACAGCGTTCGGAAATCGTGCAGCAGCTCGAAGAGGGCCAGGTTGTCGACGGCGTGGTCAAGAACATCACCGATTACGGTGCGTTCGTCGACCTGGGCGGCATTGATGGCCTGCTCCATGTCACCGACATCGCATGGCGTCGCGTGAACCATCCGTCCGAAGTGCTGACGATCGGCGAGACCATCAAGGTCCAGATCGTTCGCATCAACCATGAATCGCACCGCATCTCGCTCGGCATGAAGCAGCTGCAGGCCGATCCGTGGGATGGCATCGAAGCCAAGTACCCGATCAACGCCAAGTTCACCGGCCGCGTCACCAACATCACCGACTACGGTGCGTTCGTGGAACTGGAGCCGGGCATCGAAGGCCTGATCCACGTCTCGGAAATGAGCTGGACCAAGAAGAACGTCCACCCCGGCAAGATCGTCTCGACCTCCCAGGAAGTCGAAGTCGTCGTGCTGGAAGTCGATCCGGACAAGCGCCGCATTTCGCTCGGTCTCAAGCAGACCCTGGCCAATCCGTGGGAAAGCTTCGCCGAGAAGTTCCCCGTCGGTTCGGTCATCGAAGGCGAAGTCAAGAACAAGACCGAATTCGGCCTGTTTATCGGCCTCGACGGCGATGTGGACGGCATGGTCCATCTCTCCGACCTCGACTGGCAGAAGTCGGGCGAAGTGGCCCTGGAAGACTACAACCGCGGCGACATGGTTTCGGCCAAGGTCCTCGACGTTGACGTCGAAAAGGAACGCATCAGCCTGGGCATCAAGCAGCTCGCCACCGGCGAGACTTCGTCGGCTGCCGGCGCTGATGCTGCTGGCGAAGCTGGCGGCCTGCGCAAGAATGCCGTCGTCACCGGCACCGTGATCGAAGTCAACGATGGGGGCATCGAAGTCCGCATCGAGGGCACCGACATGACCGCCTTCATCCGTCGTGCGGACCTCAGCCGCGATCGCAACGACCAGCGTCCGGAGCGTTTCTCCAAGGGCGAAAAGGTCGACGCGCGCGTTACCCAGTACGACCGCAAGACCTCGCGCATCCAGCTGTCGATCAAGGCACTTGAGATCGCCGAGGAAAAGGAAGCCGTCGCCAATTACGGTTCGTCGGATTCGGGCGCTTCGCTCGGCGACATCCTGGGCGCCGCGCTCAAGGGCCGCGAAGAGAAGTAA
- the sppA gene encoding signal peptide peptidase SppA, translating to MTDQPPSDAHATIAAYTYRKSRGRWRVLAFIALAIAVLVGLGRFALPQGPASDHIARLVIDGTITTDRARLAVISDLAEDSSVKAVIVAINSPGGTTAGGEELYEALGQLRAAKPTVAVIGELGASAAYMTAIASDRIFARRLSIVGSIGVLFQHVNAGKLMETIGVDLDKVASGPLKAEPDFDEPMEGAPRASIAALVDDSFQWFVDVVAERRGLSRDATLALADGRIVTGRVALEAGLIDAIGGELEAIDWLEAEHGLAADLAVATVWPEPQQGFDLLGTFLGGQARAVLGLPEGPITLDGLVSLWQVGSAL from the coding sequence ATGACCGACCAGCCCCCCTCCGACGCGCACGCCACCATCGCGGCCTATACCTATCGCAAGTCGCGCGGGCGCTGGCGGGTGCTGGCCTTCATCGCGCTGGCGATCGCGGTGCTTGTCGGCCTGGGGCGGTTCGCCCTGCCGCAGGGCCCGGCCAGCGATCACATTGCGCGCCTGGTCATCGACGGCACCATCACCACCGATCGGGCGCGGCTGGCGGTCATCTCGGACCTGGCCGAGGACTCCTCGGTCAAGGCGGTCATCGTTGCCATCAACTCGCCGGGCGGCACCACGGCGGGCGGCGAGGAACTCTACGAGGCGCTGGGGCAGTTGCGCGCCGCCAAGCCCACCGTTGCCGTCATCGGCGAATTGGGGGCGTCGGCGGCCTATATGACCGCCATTGCCAGCGACCGCATCTTTGCGCGCCGCCTGTCCATCGTGGGCTCGATCGGCGTGCTGTTCCAGCATGTCAATGCCGGCAAGCTGATGGAAACGATCGGTGTCGACCTCGACAAGGTCGCCTCCGGGCCGCTCAAGGCGGAACCCGATTTCGACGAGCCGATGGAAGGGGCGCCGCGCGCCTCGATCGCCGCGCTGGTCGATGACAGCTTCCAGTGGTTCGTCGACGTGGTTGCCGAGCGGCGCGGCCTCAGCCGCGATGCGACGCTGGCGCTGGCGGACGGACGCATCGTCACTGGCCGCGTTGCCTTGGAGGCCGGGCTGATCGACGCGATCGGCGGCGAACTGGAAGCCATCGACTGGCTCGAGGCCGAACACGGCCTGGCAGCGGACCTCGCCGTCGCCACCGTCTGGCCGGAGCCGCAGCAGGGATTTGACCTCCTCGGCACCTTCCTGGGCGGCCAGGCCCGGGCCGTGCTGGGTCTGCCCGAGGGCCCCATCACGCTTGACGGGCTGGTTTCGCTTTGGCAGGTTGGTTCAGCCCTCTGA
- the accD gene encoding acetyl-CoA carboxylase, carboxyltransferase subunit beta: MNWIDNFVRPKIRSMLGAKPTIAENLWVKDPESGEMVFYRDLEANQWVVPNSGYHMKIKPADRLKTFLDNGAYELVPVPAVPVDPLKFRDQKRYPDRLKENRAKTGFDDSVIVATGKLFERDITVAIQDFDFMGGSLGMAAGQGIITGLETAVARKTAFVLFVASGGARMQEGVLSLMQMPRTTVAVLRLREAGLPFFVVLTNPTTGGVTASYAMLGDVHLAEPGAQIGFAGARVIEQTIREKLPKGFQRSEYLYEHGMVDMVVHRHNLRSTIGSLSAILTKVEASGALTSTAPAVARTSLRDAAVAAEADDGDLPPVSAAHAE, translated from the coding sequence ATGAACTGGATCGATAACTTCGTCCGTCCGAAAATCCGCTCGATGCTCGGCGCCAAGCCGACCATTGCCGAAAACCTCTGGGTCAAGGATCCGGAATCGGGCGAGATGGTGTTCTATCGCGATCTGGAAGCCAACCAGTGGGTGGTGCCCAATTCGGGTTATCACATGAAGATCAAGCCGGCCGACCGGCTCAAGACCTTCCTCGACAATGGCGCCTATGAACTGGTGCCGGTCCCGGCGGTGCCGGTCGATCCGCTCAAGTTCCGCGACCAGAAGCGCTATCCCGATCGCCTCAAGGAAAACCGGGCCAAGACCGGGTTCGACGACTCGGTGATCGTGGCGACGGGCAAGCTGTTCGAGCGCGACATCACGGTCGCGATCCAGGATTTCGACTTCATGGGCGGCTCGCTCGGCATGGCCGCCGGCCAGGGCATCATCACCGGGCTTGAAACCGCCGTTGCCCGCAAGACCGCCTTCGTGCTCTTTGTAGCCTCGGGCGGCGCGCGCATGCAGGAAGGCGTGCTGAGCCTCATGCAGATGCCGCGCACCACGGTTGCCGTGCTGCGCCTGCGCGAAGCGGGCCTGCCCTTTTTCGTGGTGCTGACCAATCCCACCACCGGCGGCGTCACCGCCTCCTATGCCATGCTGGGCGACGTGCACCTGGCCGAGCCGGGCGCGCAGATCGGCTTTGCCGGCGCCCGCGTGATCGAGCAGACCATCCGCGAAAAGCTGCCCAAGGGCTTCCAGCGTTCTGAATATCTCTATGAGCACGGCATGGTCGACATGGTGGTGCACCGCCACAACCTGCGCTCGACCATCGGTTCGCTGTCGGCGATCCTGACCAAGGTGGAAGCCTCGGGTGCCCTGACCAGCACGGCGCCCGCTGTTGCCCGCACCAGCCTGCGCGATGCGGCGGTGGCGGCGGAAGCCGATGATGGCGATCTGCCGCCGGTCAGCGCCGCTCACGCCGAGTAG
- a CDS encoding integration host factor subunit beta encodes MIKSELVEKLAAENPHLFQRDIENIVNAILDEIGDAMARGDRVELRGFGAFSVKNRPARVGRNPRTGEQVDVGEKYVPQFKAGKEIRERLNRS; translated from the coding sequence ATGATCAAGTCGGAACTGGTCGAGAAACTCGCGGCGGAAAATCCGCATCTGTTCCAGCGTGATATCGAAAACATCGTCAATGCCATCCTCGACGAGATCGGAGACGCCATGGCGCGGGGCGACCGGGTCGAACTGCGCGGCTTCGGTGCCTTCTCGGTCAAGAACCGGCCGGCGCGCGTGGGCCGGAACCCGCGGACCGGTGAGCAGGTTGATGTGGGCGAAAAGTACGTGCCGCAGTTCAAGGCCGGCAAGGAAATCCGCGAGCGGCTCAACCGCAGCTAG
- a CDS encoding lipopolysaccharide assembly protein LapA domain-containing protein, with amino-acid sequence MVNRIVGWVVLVPLCLGLIVFALANRHFVAVNFNPFAPVDGAVAPGYGVPMFVVLYVVLLVGVLLGGIATWFAQASHRRREKHWRREAHMLNGELEKLRRHHGQASSGPLAEVDDLLELR; translated from the coding sequence ATGGTCAACAGAATCGTCGGTTGGGTGGTGCTCGTCCCGCTATGCCTGGGGCTGATTGTCTTCGCCCTGGCCAACCGACACTTCGTCGCGGTCAATTTCAATCCGTTTGCACCCGTCGATGGTGCGGTGGCGCCTGGCTACGGCGTGCCGATGTTCGTGGTGCTCTATGTGGTGCTTCTGGTGGGGGTGCTGCTGGGCGGCATCGCCACCTGGTTTGCCCAGGCCAGCCATCGCCGGCGCGAAAAACACTGGCGGCGCGAAGCCCATATGCTCAATGGCGAGCTGGAAAAGCTGCGCCGCCATCACGGCCAGGCCAGTTCGGGCCCGCTGGCTGAAGTCGATGACCTCCTGGAGCTGCGCTGA
- the trpA gene encoding tryptophan synthase subunit alpha gives MSRIEKRFAEAKAANRPALVTYVMAGDPDLATSQAIMEALPQAGSDIIEFGMPFSDPMADGVAIQLAGQRSLAGGMTLRGVLGMVEDFRRKDETTPIVLMGYYNPIYIFGVDKFLAAAKDAGVDGLIIVDLPPEEDDELCIPALKAGLNFIRLTTPTTDDKRLPAVLKNTSGFVYYVSMTGITGGAIKSRGAVGEAVARIKGHTDLPVAVGFGIKTAEDAEEIGKHADGIVVGTVLVDAVGKSLLDCKATDKTVAAVRDLVADIAGGVKRARA, from the coding sequence ATGTCGCGTATCGAGAAGCGTTTCGCCGAAGCCAAGGCAGCCAACCGGCCGGCTTTGGTCACCTATGTGATGGCCGGCGACCCTGACCTCGCCACCAGCCAGGCGATCATGGAGGCCCTGCCCCAGGCCGGATCCGATATCATCGAGTTCGGCATGCCCTTTTCCGACCCGATGGCCGATGGCGTCGCCATCCAGCTGGCCGGGCAGCGTTCGCTGGCCGGCGGCATGACGCTGCGTGGCGTGCTCGGCATGGTGGAAGATTTCCGCCGCAAGGACGAGACCACGCCCATCGTGTTGATGGGCTACTACAACCCGATCTACATCTTCGGCGTCGACAAGTTCCTGGCCGCGGCCAAGGATGCCGGCGTCGATGGCCTGATTATCGTCGACCTGCCGCCGGAAGAGGACGACGAACTCTGCATTCCCGCGCTCAAGGCCGGGCTTAACTTCATTCGCCTCACCACGCCGACGACCGACGACAAGCGGCTGCCGGCGGTGCTCAAGAACACCTCGGGCTTCGTCTACTACGTATCCATGACCGGCATTACCGGCGGCGCCATCAAGTCGCGTGGCGCGGTGGGCGAGGCGGTGGCCCGCATCAAGGGTCATACCGACCTGCCGGTGGCCGTCGGCTTCGGCATCAAGACGGCCGAGGACGCCGAAGAGATCGGCAAGCATGCCGACGGCATCGTCGTGGGCACCGTGCTGGTGGACGCGGTGGGCAAGTCGCTGCTCGATTGCAAGGCAACCGACAAGACGGTCGCCGCGGTGCGCGACCTGGTCGCCGACATTGCCGGTGGGGTCAAACGGGCAAGGGCATAA
- a CDS encoding TIGR02300 family protein produces MASSERGTKRTDPETGKKFYDLNMDPIVSPYTGKSYPRSYFEQVLAGKPSPASARKVDDEDDEEIEEEAEDAAAPEIVSLEDADAEESGDEEIPETDDVEVDEELGDDDADVFLEEDEDEDDELGFEVGGDEDR; encoded by the coding sequence ATGGCCAGTTCCGAACGCGGCACCAAGCGCACCGATCCTGAAACGGGCAAGAAGTTCTACGATCTCAATATGGACCCGATCGTCTCGCCCTATACCGGCAAGAGCTATCCCCGCTCCTATTTCGAGCAGGTGCTCGCCGGCAAGCCCTCCCCCGCTTCCGCCCGCAAGGTGGATGACGAGGACGATGAGGAGATCGAAGAAGAGGCCGAGGACGCGGCAGCGCCCGAAATCGTCTCGCTCGAGGATGCCGATGCCGAGGAATCCGGCGACGAGGAAATCCCCGAGACCGATGACGTCGAAGTCGACGAGGAGCTTGGCGACGATGATGCCGACGTCTTCCTCGAGGAAGACGAAGACGAGGACGACGAACTTGGCTTTGAAGTTGGTGGCGACGAAGATCGTTGA